The Juglans regia cultivar Chandler chromosome 2, Walnut 2.0, whole genome shotgun sequence genome includes a window with the following:
- the LOC109002527 gene encoding heparanase-like protein 1: MGFYLNLFLILVSIPAILAQEIRVTKIVVDGTATVAETDDNFVCATLDWWPPTKCDYNQCPWGNASVTKLDLSHPILAKAIQAFKHMRIRIGGSLQDQVLYNIGNLKSPCHPFQKMKDGLFGFSKGCLYMRRWDELNLFFTKTGAIVTFGLNALYGRHKIKRGVWGGDWDPSNTKDLMAYTISKGYQIDSWEFGNELSGSGVGASVGAEQYGKDLIKLKDVMNELYKNSSLKPSLVAPGGFFEQEWYTKLLKVSGPSVINAMTHHIYNLGAGVDPSLESKILDPSHLSKISDTFSNLHQILQKHGPWASAWVGESGGAYNSGGRHVSDTFVNSFWYLDQLGMASKYNTTVYCRQSLVGGNYGLLNTSTFVPRPDYYSALLWHRLMGKGVLAVDTDASSYLRSYAHCSKGRAGITLLLINLSNQTDFIIEVENRMNVNFHANEKKTQGEGSLMHNLKRTVSWVGRKASDGPLYREEYHLTPKDGYIRSEISLLNGIPLKLTDEGEIPRLDPVHNGLNSPLYIAPLSLAFIVFPNFDAPACV, translated from the exons ATGGGATTCTACCTCAATCTTTTTCTCATCCTGGTTTCTATCCCTGCAATTTTGGCTCAAGAAATTAGAGTTACTAAAATTGTAGTAGATGGGACTGCAACAGTAGCTGAAACTGACGATAACTTCGTCTGTGCAACTCTTGATTGGTGGCCTCCAACAAAGTGCGACTACAACCAATGTCCATGGGGGAATGCATCTGTTACAAAATTG GACTTGTCTCATCCGATACTTGCCAAAGCAATCCAAG CTTTCAAGCATATGAGGATAAGAATTGGAGGATCTTTGCAAGATCAAGTATTGTACAATATAGGAAATTTGAAGTCTCCTTGCCATCCATTTCAAAAGATGAAAGATGGGTTATTTGGATTTTCAAAGGGTTGTTTATACATGAGGAGGTGGGATGAGCTGAACCTTTTTTTCACCAAGACGGG GGCAATTGTGACATTTGGCTTAAATGCACTTTATGGAAGGCACAAGATCAAGAGGGGTGTTTGGGGAGGAGATTGGGACCCTAGTAACACAAAGGACTTGATGGCGTATACCATTTCTAAAGGATACCAAATAGATTCATGGGAGTTTG GTAATGAGTTGAGTGGAAGTGGCGTTGGTGCAAGTGTTGGTGCTGAACAGTACGGGAAGGACTTGATCAAACTTAAGGATGTAATGAATGAGTTGTATAAGAATTCCTCCTTGAAACCTTCACTTGTAGCACCTGGAGGATTCTTTGAGCAGGAGTGGTACACTAAACTTCTTAAGGTTTCAGGTCCAAGCGTAATCAATGCCATGACTcatcatatatacaatttaggTGCAG GTGTTGACCCCAGTCTTGAAAGTAAGATATTGGACCCCTCTCACTTGAGCAAGATATCAGATACATTCAGCAATCTTCACCAAATTCTTCAAAAGCATGGTCCTTGGGCTTCTGCATGGGTTGGAGAATCTGGTGGTGCATATAACAGTGGCGGTCGCCATGTGTCTGACACATTTGTAAACAGCTTCTG GTACTTAGATCAGCTTGGAATGGCATCAAAATACAATACAACAGTATACTGCCGGCAGTCTTTAGTTGGTGGGAACTATGGTCTCCTCAACACATCCACATTTGTTCCCAGACCTGACTATTACAG TGCACTTCTATGGCATCGACTTATGGGGAAAGGCGTTCTTGCTGTTGATACTGATGCTTCATCATATTTACGCTCTTATGCCCATTGTTCAAAAGGAAGG GCGGGTATTACTTTACTGCTGATTAATTTAAGCAATCAGACTGATTTCATAATCGAGGTTGAGAATCGTATGAACGTAAATTTTCATGCAAATGAGAAAAAAACTCAAGGTGAAGGATCACTGATGCATAATCTTAAGAGAACAGTTTCTTGGGTTGGAAGGAAAGCTTCAGATGGACCATTATACAGAGAGGAGTACCACTTGACGCCAAAAGACGGCTACATTCGCAGTGAAATCTCCCTTCTAAATGGAATTCCATTAAAGCTTACAGATGAAGGAGAAATCCCAAGGTTGGACCCTGTTCATAATGGCTTGAATTCTCCATTATATATCGCACCATTGTCTCTTGCTTTCATAGTATTTCCCAACTTTGATGCTCCTGCTTGTGTATAA